The Glycine soja cultivar W05 chromosome 15, ASM419377v2, whole genome shotgun sequence region CAAAAACTCATCCAAAATCACAGAAATATTGGTTAATTATCATCATGTACTAGCAAATGGTgtaattacattattattaaattataaatatatatatatatatatatatatatatgtatatatatatggtggTTTATAATGGGATGAAAGTATAAATTTTTACTCAGCATATGATCTTATTTTGaagtttaaaatacatttttttctttattttattcattttctttttttttataattttcctgACATCATTTCGCTCTTCTTTTGATAATACACATAAAAAATGGGTTTAGGTATACTTTCCTTTGTTGTGACTTTGAAGGAAGGTGCGTTTCATAATAGCGTCAGTGGATGCATGTGATGCACGCTTGGGGTTCCACACAAGCTAGGTTCCAAAGTGATTGAATCAGGGCTATAAAAAAAGAAGTGGTTATAAAGTATAAACGCTTGTGGAAACCATGTTAACGTGACAATGTCATTGTTTTTTCGGATACATCTTGAAGGTGTGTATTTAATATTCAGATAGTCAAGAATTATTAGagatagcatttttttttacttttaaatatcaaaatttataatagcATATTATTCTTAACTAGCTAAGTAAAATTCCCTTGACCGCATATGCATGAGCCCTGCTAATTATATTGTTCTTAAGatatttattaatgtaaaaatgatagaagaatgaaaaaaaaaatcatgcacaATGTATTTTCCACCTCCTAGTAAAAGTTTTCTACTTTAAATTCCTTTCTTTAAAACACTGATTAACATTTATCtattaaaagatttaatatttaatgcatgtgcaccaatttatatataacaaagGGTAAAAGATTGTAAAAATAGCAGCGAATCGATTTGTAGGAATCCGTAAGGACCGTAACGATTTAAACAATTCAAAAGGAGTGTAAAATAAAGTAAGAACAAGAAATGAagagtaaataattaatttagtctcttattatcattttagtctataaaattaagaaaagaattaaataaatctttaatttttttaggaatttatttaaatctcaaaattaatctttttttttaattttggttactAAACATATCTTATTATTAACACTTAAGTCCATTAAGAAtaggaatcaaaataaaataaaataaaagtgttaattttaaaaatttaaatcaatctAAATTTACTTATTTGAGTTTTTCCCATTTATCGGAACTAATGCGATagcaaaatgtaattttaaaaactaaactaaCCTCGTACCCCTAATTCTAATATCATTGAGATGTActagtttaatttattaaaaaataacgcCTCTGAtactatatataaataacaaatgatatttttttattctaattataagTAACAATTCTAGTTTTAAACTtattcaaagttaaatatttttttatactcttaatttatttttaactctaTTTATTAGGCACTCACTCATTAGACTATgaatattaacattaaataaaatcattatttataatatttaaatttaaggattcttttaaaataaaatttaaatttatgataatattagATATGATCACCATTTACTTTCCTTGATGTTGATAACTTGTACTAATTAATATACTGGACCAGAGGTAATATTATCTAATGCTATTAAAACAATGTTACCATGAAACACGATTcatcttctctcttctctcgtGCTTCGTTTCCCTCAAATACACACCTAAAATACACtatattgtatttatattattagtgttGGGTTGACTTTGGAGAAATAAAGGTTCGAGCATTTGAACTCTCAATATTGAATcaacaatatttaattataagaatatcATATTTGGCTGTATATCTTAGTATGAAATCACATTTATTTCTTTGTCTATTCAATTACAAAGTTACAAtccaacaaaagatataaaCACACAAACATGTAAATGAAAGTAATTAAACATATGACAGGATCTAAGAAGTGATCATTTTGGTAATAAAGTATAAGCTTTACCGTAGTTGTGTACTATAATCACACAATAAGAGTCtactattttatttcatattgtGACTTTACGTAGAATGATATGAGCACCATACTGTGGCTGAATAGTAATCAACGCAATTGGAGCATGAGCATATGCTGGAGAAAGTTCAAATGAGAAATGCTgcaaaatcattgacaaagccATCTTTGCTTCCAATAAGGAAAAGTTTTGTCCAATGCATATTCTAGGACCCCATCCAAATGGAAAAAATGAAACCCTaccatttgttgcttttagaaCTCCTTCGGAAAATCTCTCAGGATTGAACTGTTTAGCATCTTCACCCCAGAATTTGCGAtcatggtgaatcaaaattGTTGGAAGTAAAACATGTACTCCAGCTGGTAATGTTAGGGTTCCAAGTTTCACATCCTTTTCAATAGATCGAGTCATCCCAGCTACCGGAGGGTATAATCTAAGAACCTCGTACAAAATCATAGTGACCTGTTACCAAAAAGATTTGGGGTAACTATTAAGGGCATACTATATATGTAGTATTAAGATAGTAATATGATACTTACAATCTTTAGGCGACTTAACCCATCAAAATCTGGTTTTTGGTATCCAAAGACTTGAAAGACTTCCTCCCTTGCACGTGCTTGCCAATCAGGGTACCTACTCAATAACACCATTGTCCAAACAAGCAAAACTGAGGTGGTTTCCTGTCCTGCAAACTTGCATTCCTCGATTACTTCTTCAAGACTCATTCCAACATTCTTATTGTTTCTGTTTCCATGTTCTTGAATTTCCTTGTGATTGGACTCCAAAAGTATACCTAATAGGTCATTCTTAGTGGCTTCACCCGCCTTCAGTGCCTTCTCCCTCTTGTTAATCATATCCTTGAGTGAAGCCTTTATATCTCTGTCAATTTCCTTCATTCTTCTATGGGTATTAGTTGGTAGAAATCTACAAATAAACATTGTTTCATCATCCGATGATTTTTATAATACGAAGAAGATGCTTTTTCCTGACTGGATCAACAGAAGTTCTAGTGGTAGATCTAAGGATAGTAGACATAATTTTGTTCTCTAACAGTTCTAGAGGAAGAGCATATCTTCTTGCCACATAATATTGGTAAATGAATCGGCATGGTTGATAAGACAGAGATTCATAATGCTAAAATGTTGCTAGTAGTTTTACACCCcgaatgaatttttttcctattcaaCTTGCATTTGAGGAACCCCATATTCCCCTCTAAATATTCGATAAATTTGTTGtcctataaattaaatttctttgattcttaTTATAAGTATTATTTGCTAATCATTGTTTCCTGCATGTAATATATGGTAAGGGTAGTTCAGTGAAACAAAACTCCTTTAATAAGCTTTATCTTGCGTTAATCATCAAATCAAACTGCTACATTATTACTTACCTCCATCCGGGGATTTGAATTTTCAATAGAACTTTAATTAAAAGTTCAGCTTGCTCTCTTTGGAGTTGAAatattcttcttccttcttcatagCTACTTCCAAATGCGGATCGAGCGATAACATCACTAGCCAGATTTTGAAGGAAAGGCCATGCATCCATTTCACACGATCCCTCTGAAGACAACATGCCTTCCCATTTGCTAACCAGATCGTTGCAACTTTTGAAGAACAATGGTAACATAATCTGTGGTGTAACAATGAGATAACTTGGACTTAAAATTCCCTCGGTCAAATTAACCAGAAAAACATTTAGACCTTCAACGCATGTTGCTTATAAACCAAACCTATGTTGCTTGCAAAAGTATATGATGCACGGCATATGGTTACAGAGAAATAGCTGGAAGAATCTACTTGTCACCTCATATTTTCAAGCAccttttttcttgtcattttcgaAATTATGCTACAAGTGGCTAAGGATTCAAGTAATTTTTCCCAAGATTCAGTTTTTACAGCATAGTTGTGATTTGACGGGGAACAAATTACCAGATGCTTGGTAGGTTATGTCATTTTCCTCGGTGTGGATTATATGGTTGCATAGAAATAGCATCGTCTTCAAAAAAGATAGAGCAAATGCTGAATATGTGTGAGCtaacaaaatttagatttgGCTATGGTTAACCGCCAAGGAGAGggagttttcattttctttatatcAACTGCGTATATGGATTGAGGTATCCCTTGTACTCCAATTTATTATACTAGATTATAggccaaaataaaaattttggcCCCATAAAATGAAAAGGTTTCACTTTGGTCCCTTAAAGTTTGTCTATTGTACCAAATTGGTTTTTCTATTAGTTTGTCACACTAATTTAGTCAACTTAGGAACACATGGAAAACGGTGAGGATACCACAGTAGCCAAAATTGACACCCATTGTGCATGCCATAAACTGACGAAAGGACCAATGTGGTCTACCATAGACACCATAAAGGACCAAAGGGAAACTTTATAAACCTAAAGAACcaaattgaaaccaaaattctATTTTAGCCTAGATTATGCTGTATTCCATTATATTAagtctttgctgataaaaaaacatgttgCATGCCAAACCTATGTTGCATTTCTAGGGAGAGTAAATTTTTCCTTGCAATAGAAAAACAAGTAACAAACACACACAGATACAAAATCCAATTCCCTAGTTTCTTTCTGATAAGTTTTCAAACAGAACACATATCTATATCTAGCAAAGCCAAGCAACTAACcttcaatttttctaaattaaaagcaGGGTTGATTATCCTTCTGTGCTTACTCCACTTTTCTCCTTCATAGCCTGCTAGTCCAGTCGCTAGTAACTTGACAAGTGGATTCATATTAGGCTTTGGGAAGTCATAGATCTTGTTAAATACATCTTTAATTTGCTCCGGATCTAAGATGGTCACTCTTGGTATTGGTCCTAACCAGATAAAAGAATTCTTACCTGCATTCAATTGACAACTTTATAAGAAGGTTTATTGAAcagttaaactaaaataatgaaaaaaaaattaagaattaaagagAATAGGAAACTATGTGTAATATTCTAATTTGAGATGAATTACAAACCAAGGGAACCTTTTGGTACATGATAAATCCACTTCTCAAGTGTATTTAGAAAATAAGCATAATACAATATATTTACTCCTATAGTTTGCATAATCCATCGTCATATCGATTAGATTAGATTTCCATCATATtccatattaattttatcaaaatcttGTAAATTGGTTAATGCAGAGAGAACATATGGAAAGAAAGGAAGCAAAGTGATGAAATTGATTACTGGACTCGTAGCATATACACACCAATATTCTGTTGTGCCCGTACTGAAGTTGCTTCAAGTGGATTTTGATTGTGCTACATCAGCTAGCATGTGCACAACGGTTATTTATTGTGTACATGTTCAGATCAATGAAAGGAAAATGAGCTACTAGAGTAGCAGTGTGTATTAACACATTCTTCAGTGTGTGCACAACGAGAGCTAAAATAAGAGGCTGATGCACTGCACCTTCATTGTGTACGTACCCAGTTATTTTTGTGCGCATGCTTGGTTCTTATAAATAGATTTCTTTAGCGAATTTTGGaaagttttgtcttgtttgagCAGCAATCAAGAGGGACTCTTGGGTTCTCTGATTTTGGGGCTGGACCTAATAGAATTATAGAAACaagaaatttcttcaaatttgtGCTGGCTAGGATCTCTAACTTCTCTTCCTTTGAttcctcttccttttcttttccttttctatgttTTGCTGCGTTTAGATATGTTATTCATTGCCTCTGTAATTTTGTCATTCATAGAGTGATTTTAGGATTGTTCTCAAAATTGTAGAATTCAGAATTGGTAAATTGTCCTTGTCCAGATCTGAAGTAAGCTACATAATGATTGATTATGTAGGGATAGGAGTTGATTGATGTGTGATCGTTTGAATTTCTAATCCTAATACATGTCTCAGTTGATATCACCCATGGAATAAGCATGTTTGGTTGAGGGATGAGGTTTAATTACCAAGAAATTGCAACAGAACTAACTTTCTGAATTTGATCatcaattgaaaattgaaatctgCATTGAGAATGCAACTGGATGCATAAGGGAAGATTAGAATAAATAGGATACTACCACCATTAAATAGTGAATTTTTCCCTGTTTTCTGAAATTCCCCCTATTTTGTGCGAATTTTCTAACTGCAAACTAAAATTTCTAGTTTAGTTGCAATTTGTCCACACTGTTAATTTCTTTAGTTCAAATTGTGAACGTGGTAATTGAGTTACAGTCCACGTAGGAATGATATTACTTTTGCAATTCGATACACTAGCCTATTACACACCACTACAGATCCaagtatttatattttctatttaaggATCATtaaccatataaaaaattaccaaGGGCATTAGGATTAGGGTGCTGGACAGTATTGTACAAAGAAATGATTTCATTGAAAAGAAGTGTCTATCATATTGAAAGGAGTAGCTATATACTTACAGATAAAGAGATATGTCAGGAATAAAGGGTGCTATATGTTACTTGTCATTTTGATTTCTCACAATGTTGAGAATCAACCAGCAAGCATGATCACCAATTCCATCATTAAGATTGAGTATCAATGGTTAATATCTATGTTTGATGGAGCAACAACAGATGGCATTCTTGCATAAACAATCAATCAATAAATACAGATGGTAGGCTATTGTGACATACAGGACCCTATTTTGTCTAAACATGCTATCATGTTTGTGGTTCTCTACAATCAGTTACCTCCTCCTGCATAAAAACTTGAAGATGTTTATGGGAAGAAATCAGGAATGTGAAGGTGGCAAACAAGGTGAAAATCTTATCCTATAGGAGTGCTATAAATGAAGAAGCAATCTATCTATATGTGATGTTGGAGCAAATACTGTAACAAATGATCATCATTTCTTACTCTGATGGAATTTGATCTGGTTTAGGGGTTGcctcatttataatttttgattACCTGTAATTAAGAAATGCTACAACAATATGCAAATAGTAAACTGTGCAAAAAAACTGGAGATGATTCAACTAGAGAGTTGAAAATTGACACAACTATTAGTACAAATTCACACCTAATCACCCTGCTGTAAATCCAAGATATAATCAACCCCAACccaataaataaattaccaacATAACTATGGTTTCAGAGTACTAAGAAGAAAGgccttaaattattaaattgttgTCTATAAAATGCTTAGACACGGTAGaataattaaattcagtttttTTGTTTCTGTGATATTATAATGCCATATTCTTTGGTCGTTTTTTGTATGAAAGCAGGTGTTTTTACCTTGAGTTTACAGAACAGGGAAAATTTTGTACTTACACGATAGTAGCcttctaaaattttgttttggtgttCTAAAATAGGTGTTACTATGCTATTCAAAAttgaaagataattttatacaaaaaaactaTATTACCAAGTAAACTTAAAACTAGTTATGCCATATTCTTTGGTCGTTTTTTGTATGAAAGCAGGTGTTTTTACCTTGAGTTTACAGAACAGGGAAAATTTTGTACTTACACGATAGTAGCctcttaaaattttgttttggtgttCTAAAATAGGTGTTACTATGCTATTCAAAAttgaaagataattttatacaaaaaaactaTATTACCAAGTAAACTTAAAACTAGTTCATGGTCAAATCCAAATATACTTTATTGTCATGATCAACATGACACTGAACCATGAAGCTTGTCAATTGCTAATTTTTTCCTTgtatctttttcatatttttctaaaaatatcttTCGTTAAGTAATTTATTCAAACTAGTAGACTATTTTCAGTCTTTTATCTATCTAAATTTCTCTAGGTAACAACCATAACAAATAAACAATCAATTGTAGCACTTAAATGAAGTGATTTAAGGTGCACAGTGCACCCCATATGCGACTCCTCAACGACCTTGTACATAAACTAAACAAACACTACACGTTTTATAAGGAACTGTAAAACATAGTCCCTATCGAGAACATTTAATAAGAAAAGGACAAAAGGGTGCATGACCATGAATTATCAAGATAACAAAGTGTATAAAGTAAAAGGCAAACGGATGAAATTTGCAAAATAAGAAGAGCATAAAC contains the following coding sequences:
- the LOC114388611 gene encoding cytochrome P450 72A68-like, which produces MEAAWATILTLILILALICAWKVLIWLWLRPKRLEKLLREQGLQGNPYTLFVGDSKEFLKMRKEALSKPMNLSDDIIPRVSSYEQHSVNKHGKNSFIWLGPIPRVTILDPEQIKDVFNKIYDFPKPNMNPLVKLLATGLAGYEGEKWSKHRRIINPAFNLEKLKIMLPLFFKSCNDLVSKWEGMLSSEGSCEMDAWPFLQNLASDVIARSAFGSSYEEGRRIFQLQREQAELLIKVLLKIQIPGWRFLPTNTHRRMKEIDRDIKASLKDMINKREKALKAGEATKNDLLGILLESNHKEIQEHGNRNNKNVGMSLEEVIEECKFAGQETTSVLLVWTMVLLSRYPDWQARAREEVFQVFGYQKPDFDGLSRLKIVTMILYEVLRLYPPVAGMTRSIEKDVKLGTLTLPAGVHVLLPTILIHHDRKFWGEDAKQFNPERFSEGVLKATNGRVSFFPFGWGPRICIGQNFSLLEAKMALSMILQHFSFELSPAYAHAPIALITIQPQYGAHIILRKVTI